One region of Gloeocapsa sp. PCC 73106 genomic DNA includes:
- a CDS encoding neutral zinc metallopeptidase: protein MRWKLGRRSGNVEDRRGGGMARGAVGGGLGMVVMALIAMLLGVDPSIVLEQGTQYDSGSYSAPPEEDELAEFVSVVLADTEDTWGELFSQNGSRYVEPTLVLFSGRVESACGYAQAAMGPFYCPADQKVYIDLSFYQDLKNRHGAPGDFAQAYVIAHEVGHHVQNLLGISEQVYTLSKRVSKAEANQLSVRQELQADCFAGVWAHHAHRSRQVLEQGDVEEAIAAASSIGDDRLQKQAQGYVVPESFTHGTSAQRVRWFKQGLLTGDVESCNTFETANL, encoded by the coding sequence ATGCGCTGGAAACTAGGTAGAAGAAGCGGTAATGTTGAAGACAGACGCGGTGGAGGAATGGCTCGCGGTGCTGTAGGTGGCGGTTTGGGAATGGTAGTCATGGCGCTCATTGCTATGCTTTTAGGGGTCGATCCCAGCATTGTTTTAGAACAGGGGACACAATATGATTCTGGATCTTATTCTGCGCCGCCAGAAGAGGATGAATTAGCGGAATTTGTCTCGGTGGTTTTAGCGGATACAGAGGATACTTGGGGTGAATTATTCAGTCAAAACGGTTCTCGATATGTAGAGCCTACTTTAGTACTATTTTCTGGTCGAGTAGAGTCTGCTTGTGGTTACGCTCAAGCTGCGATGGGACCATTTTATTGTCCTGCTGATCAGAAAGTTTACATTGATTTGAGTTTTTATCAAGATTTGAAGAATCGTCATGGCGCACCTGGAGATTTTGCTCAAGCTTATGTGATCGCTCACGAGGTAGGACATCATGTGCAAAATTTATTGGGGATTTCTGAACAAGTTTATACTTTGAGTAAGAGAGTGAGCAAAGCAGAAGCTAACCAACTGTCAGTAAGACAAGAGTTGCAGGCAGATTGTTTCGCAGGTGTTTGGGCTCACCACGCCCATCGTTCCCGACAAGTATTAGAGCAAGGAGATGTAGAAGAAGCGATCGCCGCAGCTAGTAGTATAGGAGACGATCGCCTGCAAAAACAGGCCCAGGGGTATGTAGTACCTGAATCCTTTACTCATGGTACCTCAGCTCAGCGGGTTAGATGGTTTAAACAAGGCTTACTTACGGGGGATGTGGAATCTTGCAATACATTTGAAACAGCTAATCTTTAA